A portion of the Segatella copri DSM 18205 genome contains these proteins:
- a CDS encoding phosphoadenylyl-sulfate reductase, with translation MPSGTESTVKSIDFVEEHLEEAYAPMSITLTLNDDIDISRGDTLVKIDKSARIFTLDTGRLFPETYQLIDKTNMTYGINLEVFFPNYEAVQQMVKEEGINLFYNSIESRHRCCQVRKLEPLKRAMQGLDVWICGLRKQQSVTRKDMQVVEWDDIHNLIKVNPLINWSEEDVEQYVKKHHVPYNKLQDKGYIRCSIF, from the coding sequence TTGCCATCGGGCACGGAGAGCACCGTGAAGAGCATCGACTTCGTAGAGGAGCACTTGGAGGAGGCTTATGCCCCTATGAGCATTACTCTGACGCTGAACGATGACATCGACATTTCGCGTGGCGACACCCTCGTGAAGATAGATAAATCTGCCCGCATCTTCACACTCGATACAGGCAGACTCTTCCCGGAGACCTACCAGTTGATCGACAAGACAAACATGACCTACGGCATCAACCTGGAAGTGTTCTTCCCAAACTATGAGGCGGTGCAGCAGATGGTGAAGGAAGAAGGCATCAACCTCTTCTATAATTCGATTGAAAGCCGACACCGCTGCTGCCAGGTTAGAAAACTGGAACCGCTGAAGCGGGCGATGCAGGGACTGGATGTATGGATTTGCGGATTGAGAAAGCAGCAGAGCGTAACCCGCAAGGATATGCAGGTAGTGGAATGGGACGACATTCATAACCTGATTAAGGTGAACCCGCTCATCAACTGGAGCGAAGAGGATGTGGAGCAGTATGTAAAGAAGCACCATGTGCCTTATAACAAGCTGCAGGACAAGGGATATATCCGCTGCTCGATATTCTAG
- a CDS encoding RNA-binding domain-containing protein, with the protein MALPINIESLLSGSAVESNQLEYKEGWNPDTIYRSICAFANDFEDTGGGYIIVGVKEERGHAVRPVLGVNPNLIEQIEKDMVGYNNLIRPYYQPRLFIEEVDGKTILVIKVTAGERRPYKVPDRITAKQKDFNYYIRYNSSSIVPKDEYERELINLANRTPFDDRGNDQISLRDISATLLRDFLVEVGSNLADQDLSGENLKIVLDQMDLLETTPEGFKVKNVAAMMFCEHPEKFFKMTQVEIVIFPKGRLQDPDNMIEIAPIRGCVPKMIRDTMNYLKTNIIQKTIHKPEDTERSVVTYNYPYQALEEAVVNSLYHRSYIEREPVEITIEPDKISILNFGGPNHTISMQAIKEARMLRSRRYTNRRLGEFLKELNLTEGRATGIPTIQQKLQENGSPRAIIETDEERTYFLIDIPCNLDYIGVPIGKECKKECKKECKKEQSELQMLIMGALSENAKLTIPELARMMGISARKISQELKSLQEEFQVLKREGGRKNGYWVVLNHDV; encoded by the coding sequence ATGGCATTACCAATAAATATAGAAAGCCTTCTTAGTGGAAGTGCAGTAGAAAGCAACCAGCTTGAATACAAGGAAGGTTGGAATCCAGATACAATATATCGTAGCATCTGTGCCTTTGCCAATGATTTTGAAGACACTGGTGGTGGGTATATCATTGTTGGTGTAAAGGAAGAACGCGGTCATGCTGTTCGTCCTGTTTTAGGTGTTAATCCTAATTTGATAGAACAGATAGAGAAGGATATGGTTGGTTACAATAATCTTATCCGTCCATACTATCAACCTCGTCTTTTCATTGAAGAGGTTGATGGCAAGACTATTCTTGTAATCAAAGTGACGGCAGGAGAACGCCGTCCATATAAGGTGCCTGATCGTATTACTGCAAAGCAGAAGGATTTCAACTATTATATCCGCTATAATAGTAGTAGCATTGTGCCGAAAGATGAGTATGAACGTGAGCTGATAAATTTGGCTAATCGTACACCTTTTGACGACCGTGGCAATGATCAGATAAGTCTTAGGGATATTTCGGCTACTTTGTTGAGAGACTTTCTTGTTGAAGTAGGTAGTAATTTGGCAGATCAAGATCTATCGGGTGAAAACTTGAAAATAGTTCTTGACCAAATGGACTTGTTGGAAACTACACCAGAAGGTTTCAAGGTCAAGAATGTTGCTGCGATGATGTTCTGTGAGCATCCTGAGAAATTCTTCAAAATGACCCAGGTTGAAATCGTAATATTCCCTAAGGGGAGATTACAAGATCCTGATAATATGATAGAGATTGCACCGATAAGGGGTTGTGTGCCTAAGATGATTCGTGATACGATGAATTATCTCAAGACAAATATTATTCAGAAAACAATTCATAAGCCAGAGGATACCGAACGTTCCGTTGTTACATATAATTATCCTTATCAAGCTTTGGAAGAAGCTGTCGTAAACAGCCTTTATCATCGCAGTTATATTGAAAGAGAACCTGTTGAGATAACTATCGAACCAGATAAGATTAGTATTCTCAATTTTGGAGGACCTAATCACACAATATCTATGCAGGCTATAAAAGAAGCTCGTATGCTTCGTTCTCGTCGATACACAAATCGCCGATTGGGAGAGTTCTTAAAGGAATTGAATTTGACAGAGGGTAGAGCTACGGGGATTCCTACTATTCAGCAGAAGTTGCAGGAAAACGGTTCGCCTCGTGCAATAATTGAGACCGATGAGGAACGTACATATTTCTTAATCGATATACCATGTAATTTAGACTATATCGGTGTGCCTATTGGTAAAGAATGCAAGAAAGAATGCAAGAAAGAATGCAAGAAAGAACAGTCTGAATTACAGATGCTTATCATGGGGGCGTTGTCTGAAAATGCTAAGTTAACAATACCAGAATTAGCAAGAATGATGGGCATATCTGCAAGAAAGATTTCTCAGGAACTAAAGTCTTTACAGGAAGAATTTCAGGTCTTGAAACGTGAAGGAGGTCGCAAGAATGGTTATTGGGTAGTATTGAATCATGACGTGTAA
- a CDS encoding AAA family ATPase — MKFLQLEILNLASLDKQGGEVINFEEGALGESTIFSIVGPTGSGKSTLLDAICLALYNRAPRYPRKKGDKNQNIEIFGAADASESNRLAPTDSRNILTRGKKEGYSKLTFLANNGSIYRAEWHVRFQRVRYENAKTALYKITRNGEEITEETADWNELPNIIGLDYDQFLRTVLIAQGSFANFLTAKENERYELLEKLIGCEETYTNIATEIKKAKDQATDAYNQMAASVEAVKQNLLNDEELAQLKEEIARLEKAEKELDSQLQAISKDLQWFEENDKQIKQITICQTDMEQAADAIKAMQAQILRLQLHDEVQPAVNLLQEVERQTQSIHEQEENILKAEGNIKSQESAISESEKTLASLKEAVSKAQEQLEKALPVIAEARALKAKMEAAMPNLKEKKEALELAQKENQTAQKDVEENARNIQKWEAETEKANLALKTTQEEIAKQKQVLHEATQAAEQAWETERNKTAGQNIEELQSHKSAAEKKLQDVQQAIKVVAHLDTATKEKQKNEERILVLGKRNAEIDAALGKLTIEALTQETLTLRNAYTLMVSEKWEIHRANLTEGKPCPLCGSTTHPYHTDNRQFEEATTELSQLLKVKENLLKLQQKEEKVLSGERKQNDGEVQTLQKQQEKLSEEIATYEEDWKALIAQYPKIPKAEAELKSLLPIYENKAKDASSKLSLFNKIQKEIERLTQLKDKAVKDEAAYESKASTIQNKAQESTSTCATKLAEQKALTSNLISQQKSKEEAYVKALQAWNSAKKEMEEWQAQYQQILNGEEPDAAEQRLTAAKDEATKAADKQNENINKLKAELANSKGSHQTMLSQNKTMKENLLAKEKELDLWIEEYNKQLEEKSIEGKDSEEEGIEERSIEPSLIDRNTIREMLHSAEDWNAIRREKDEKEKAVASTTALYQSAEKAHQQHLEHQPAQTRDALLAIQQEYQERSQRNELIAANARMQNHQEAVKQLGDKAEALNLVTQEKDDWTAITDAIGADGKTLRKIAQCYTLSFLIAHANQEIRKFNSRYELQQVKHSLGIRVIDHDRADDIRDTTSLSGGETFIVSLGLALGLSALSSRNISFENLFIDEGFGTLDPDTLATVIDSLAMLQSSQGKKVGVISHTDTMSERITTQIRIIKNGNSGSSHIEIYP; from the coding sequence ATGAAATTCCTACAACTCGAAATACTCAACCTCGCTTCGCTTGACAAACAGGGAGGCGAGGTCATCAACTTTGAAGAAGGTGCCTTAGGCGAGAGCACCATCTTCAGCATCGTAGGTCCGACGGGAAGTGGCAAGTCCACCCTACTCGATGCTATCTGTCTGGCTCTCTACAACCGCGCCCCTCGCTACCCCAGGAAGAAAGGCGACAAGAACCAGAACATCGAGATTTTCGGAGCTGCCGATGCCAGCGAAAGTAACCGTCTGGCACCTACCGACAGCCGAAACATCCTGACCCGGGGCAAGAAGGAAGGCTACAGCAAACTCACCTTCCTTGCCAACAACGGCAGCATCTATCGCGCAGAATGGCACGTCAGATTCCAGAGAGTGCGCTACGAGAACGCCAAGACTGCGCTCTATAAAATCACAAGAAACGGCGAAGAGATAACGGAGGAAACTGCCGACTGGAACGAGCTGCCGAACATCATCGGACTCGACTACGACCAGTTTCTCCGCACCGTACTCATCGCCCAAGGCTCATTTGCCAACTTCCTGACGGCGAAGGAAAACGAGCGGTACGAACTCCTGGAAAAACTCATCGGATGCGAGGAAACTTATACGAACATCGCTACTGAAATCAAGAAGGCGAAAGACCAGGCGACGGATGCCTACAACCAGATGGCAGCATCGGTGGAAGCCGTTAAACAGAACCTGCTGAACGATGAAGAACTCGCCCAACTGAAGGAGGAAATCGCCCGCTTGGAAAAGGCTGAGAAGGAACTCGACAGCCAGTTGCAAGCCATTTCGAAAGACCTGCAATGGTTTGAGGAAAACGATAAGCAAATCAAGCAAATCACTATTTGCCAGACTGATATGGAGCAAGCAGCAGATGCCATTAAAGCGATGCAAGCCCAGATTCTCCGTCTTCAGTTGCACGATGAAGTACAGCCAGCCGTCAACCTGCTGCAGGAAGTAGAGCGACAGACGCAAAGCATCCACGAGCAGGAAGAAAACATTCTGAAAGCGGAAGGAAACATCAAAAGTCAAGAGTCTGCCATCAGCGAAAGCGAGAAAACTCTCGCCAGTCTGAAGGAAGCAGTAAGCAAGGCACAGGAACAGCTGGAAAAGGCGCTGCCGGTCATCGCAGAAGCAAGAGCGCTGAAAGCCAAAATGGAAGCGGCGATGCCGAATCTGAAAGAAAAGAAAGAGGCATTGGAGTTGGCTCAGAAAGAGAATCAAACTGCCCAGAAAGACGTGGAGGAAAACGCCCGAAACATCCAAAAATGGGAAGCAGAAACGGAGAAAGCGAACCTTGCCCTCAAAACAACACAGGAAGAGATTGCCAAGCAGAAACAGGTTCTGCACGAAGCGACGCAAGCCGCTGAACAGGCTTGGGAGACGGAAAGAAATAAGACTGCCGGACAGAACATAGAGGAGCTGCAGAGCCATAAATCGGCAGCCGAAAAGAAACTGCAGGATGTCCAGCAAGCCATCAAGGTTGTGGCTCATCTCGATACTGCCACAAAAGAAAAGCAGAAGAATGAGGAGCGCATCCTGGTCTTGGGCAAGAGAAACGCTGAGATAGATGCAGCCCTGGGCAAGTTGACCATCGAGGCGCTGACACAAGAGACCCTGACGCTGAGAAATGCCTATACCCTCATGGTGAGCGAGAAATGGGAGATTCATCGTGCCAACCTGACCGAAGGCAAACCGTGTCCGCTCTGTGGCAGCACGACCCATCCTTATCATACCGACAACAGACAGTTTGAGGAAGCCACCACGGAACTCTCTCAACTTCTGAAAGTCAAGGAGAATCTGCTGAAACTGCAGCAGAAAGAGGAGAAGGTTCTTTCCGGCGAGAGAAAACAGAACGATGGCGAAGTACAGACGCTCCAGAAACAACAGGAAAAGCTCTCGGAAGAAATAGCAACTTACGAAGAGGATTGGAAGGCGCTCATCGCCCAGTATCCAAAGATTCCAAAGGCAGAGGCAGAACTGAAATCGCTCTTGCCTATCTATGAAAACAAGGCGAAAGATGCGAGCAGCAAACTGAGCCTCTTTAACAAGATTCAGAAAGAGATAGAACGGCTGACCCAACTCAAGGATAAGGCTGTAAAGGATGAAGCTGCGTATGAAAGCAAGGCTTCTACTATACAGAACAAAGCCCAAGAAAGCACTTCAACCTGCGCAACAAAACTAGCTGAGCAAAAAGCACTTACATCCAACCTCATCTCGCAACAGAAGAGTAAGGAGGAGGCTTACGTGAAAGCCCTTCAGGCATGGAATAGCGCCAAGAAGGAAATGGAGGAATGGCAGGCGCAATACCAGCAGATTCTGAATGGCGAAGAACCAGACGCGGCTGAACAAAGACTGACAGCAGCAAAGGATGAGGCAACAAAAGCAGCAGATAAGCAGAACGAGAACATTAACAAACTGAAGGCGGAACTCGCCAACAGCAAAGGTTCGCATCAAACCATGCTGTCTCAGAACAAGACGATGAAAGAGAATCTGCTGGCGAAGGAAAAGGAACTCGACCTTTGGATTGAGGAATACAACAAGCAGCTTGAAGAAAAGAGCATCGAAGGAAAAGACTCCGAAGAGGAAGGCATCGAGGAAAGAAGCATCGAGCCAAGCCTTATCGACCGAAATACCATCCGGGAGATGCTTCACTCTGCCGAAGATTGGAACGCTATCCGACGGGAAAAGGACGAAAAGGAGAAAGCCGTGGCTTCGACTACCGCCCTTTACCAGAGTGCAGAAAAGGCGCATCAGCAGCACTTGGAACATCAGCCTGCCCAAACCCGTGATGCTCTCCTAGCCATTCAGCAGGAGTATCAGGAGAGAAGCCAGCGCAACGAACTGATTGCTGCCAACGCCAGGATGCAGAACCATCAGGAAGCCGTGAAGCAGTTGGGTGACAAGGCTGAGGCTCTGAATCTAGTAACACAGGAAAAGGACGACTGGACAGCCATTACGGATGCCATCGGAGCTGACGGCAAGACGCTGCGCAAGATAGCCCAATGCTATACACTCAGTTTCCTGATAGCGCACGCCAACCAGGAAATCAGAAAGTTCAACAGCCGTTACGAACTGCAGCAGGTAAAGCATTCCTTGGGCATCCGAGTCATCGACCACGACCGTGCCGACGACATCCGAGACACCACCTCCCTATCAGGTGGCGAAACCTTCATCGTGAGTCTCGGTCTCGCCTTGGGCCTGTCGGCATTATCCTCCCGCAACATCTCCTTCGAAAACCTGTTCATCGACGAAGGCTTTGGAACCCTCGACCCCGATACCCTAGCCACCGTCATCGACTCCCTCGCCATGCTGCAAAGTTCGCAAGGCAAGAAGGTGGGCGTCATCAGTCATACCGACACGATGAGCGAGCGCATCACCACCCAGATAAGGATTATCAAGAATGGCAACTCCGGCAGCAGCCATATCGAAATCTATCCGTAA
- a CDS encoding exonuclease SbcCD subunit D — protein sequence MKILATSDWHLGNLFHGNDRLPEHKHFLKWLLEQIAEQKPDALLIAGDIFDNGNPSAAAQTVYYEFLADATQLCPNMQVIITAGNHDSASRLEAPRPLLTRYHVEIRGNVRKIWKQGESEDDDKTGGHWIYSFDDLIIPVTNEAGEEVIILAVPFLRSDVVQNASYSQGVNDFLRELTAEARQKYPGRKCIMMAHMYAKGSDIAKKDASEKIIIGGQEEVDLEGWNDHPDYMTCGHIHKRQHIWNTDWARYTGSILPMSFAEKDYTHGIDLITIEHGEEEEGKETGKSKEWKVDFLEYKPQHALRILPEDEEELTFKKWQKLINSELSERTDGELSDHFDYVMLKVKQEKLTSDDIKELEKLVNEKDAVLCKIQRIIPQLDLSTIQGSQHITSIEDIINRPPLDTLKEAFAIRHNAPMNERQEKMLSDLLTTSSL from the coding sequence ATGAAGATATTAGCAACCAGCGACTGGCACCTGGGCAACCTGTTTCACGGCAACGACCGTCTGCCGGAACACAAGCATTTCCTGAAATGGCTCCTGGAACAGATAGCTGAACAAAAGCCCGATGCTCTCCTCATAGCAGGAGACATCTTTGATAACGGAAATCCATCGGCAGCGGCACAGACCGTTTATTACGAGTTTCTTGCCGATGCTACCCAACTGTGCCCGAACATGCAGGTTATCATTACCGCCGGCAACCACGATTCCGCCAGCCGACTGGAGGCTCCCCGTCCGCTGCTCACCCGATACCACGTGGAAATAAGAGGAAACGTAAGGAAAATCTGGAAGCAGGGAGAAAGCGAGGACGATGATAAAACCGGCGGACATTGGATATATTCCTTCGATGACCTCATCATCCCCGTAACCAACGAGGCAGGAGAAGAAGTCATCATCCTCGCCGTACCTTTCCTAAGAAGCGATGTGGTGCAGAACGCCAGTTATTCGCAGGGTGTCAACGACTTTCTGAGAGAACTGACGGCTGAGGCTCGACAGAAATACCCGGGCAGGAAATGCATCATGATGGCACACATGTACGCCAAGGGTTCGGATATCGCCAAAAAGGATGCGAGCGAGAAAATCATCATCGGCGGACAGGAGGAAGTGGACCTGGAAGGATGGAACGACCATCCCGACTATATGACTTGCGGACACATCCACAAGCGGCAACATATCTGGAATACCGACTGGGCAAGATATACGGGAAGTATCCTCCCGATGTCGTTTGCCGAGAAAGACTACACCCACGGCATCGACCTCATCACCATAGAACACGGAGAAGAGGAGGAAGGAAAGGAAACCGGCAAGAGTAAGGAATGGAAAGTAGATTTCCTGGAATACAAGCCTCAGCACGCCCTCCGCATCCTGCCCGAAGATGAGGAAGAGCTGACCTTCAAGAAATGGCAGAAGCTCATCAATTCTGAACTCTCGGAGAGAACAGACGGCGAACTGAGCGACCATTTCGACTACGTGATGCTGAAGGTGAAACAGGAGAAACTGACCAGCGATGACATCAAGGAACTGGAGAAACTCGTCAACGAAAAGGATGCCGTGCTCTGCAAAATCCAGCGCATCATCCCGCAACTGGACCTCTCCACCATCCAGGGTTCCCAGCATATCACCAGCATAGAAGACATCATCAACCGTCCTCCGCTCGACACGCTGAAGGAAGCCTTCGCCATCAGACACAACGCTCCGATGAACGAAAGACAGGAGAAAATGTTATCCGATTTATTAACGACATCATCATTATGA